The segment ATTCCCATCCCGGATATGCACGCACCAACGGTTGAAGAATTAAGGCAGGCCGTGGGGGTAATTGAAAAAGCAATCACCAATCAACGCAAAGTCGTGGTGCACTGTCGAGCAGGTATTGGCCGCACCGGTACCATTCTGGCAGCCCACCTGATTCAGGCTGGTGACTCCCCACGTGAAGCTATCACGAAAATCAGGCAGCTTCGCCCAGGTTCCATTGAAGTCGTGGAACAGGAAGACATTCTCTATCGTTTCGCCAATTGACGCACCACTTGGATCGATTCGTTCTTACCAATCTGATGTTTCCCTGTTGTTTCTAATGGAATATCGGTGCTCAAGCCATCTTTGCTCGTAAAATGGACAACTCACCTATAGTTCTTTCACGGGCGGGACGCCCGTGCTACAATTACGCTCAAATCCTTTCAACGTTGTGCGATATGCCACAAGACACCAGCGGGATCAACGATGTATGCAATCCGTAGCCCCCAGGGTTGCATCTCAGGTGCCTTTGGGGATGCCACTCCGAAGCGGTTTGGAAGATCCAGCGAAACGATATAAGACCAGTATTCATCAAGATTGTCGACTACAAGTTGCATCATGGAGTTGCTGGCCCA is part of the Zavarzinella sp. genome and harbors:
- a CDS encoding dual specificity protein phosphatase family protein, whose product is MSQPGNFSWISEHVAGCAYPYDVESLVWLREQGIDIVITLTEDPLPKQEIDDAGLMSVHIPIPDMHAPTVEELRQAVGVIEKAITNQRKVVVHCRAGIGRTGTILAAHLIQAGDSPREAITKIRQLRPGSIEVVEQEDILYRFAN